One Novosphingobium sp. G106 DNA segment encodes these proteins:
- a CDS encoding BamA/TamA family outer membrane protein: MLALAALPAWAQDAASQSSAAQSPVTQDAANAPPESTLEAGKLPIPAPPPGTDLPAVDPIIENDRFNKAMPSLDVADDPELNRPLESIEQFERAIAAKQAGAKPEKGPKAGEVPPAGDPALAGKTATEQIGDAPIDDAELTKPLEPLDQFQVEPIQFAHEAEDTKAAEVAYSVQLNGLEKADEETETDLYGLFNGLSALKDGKGKAANAAMVSARLTEDRVLLEKILASEGWYDARVRIRIDRGTLQGEGAASQPLTAVLDVTPGKRYALGSITVQAPPTVPPDLISKNLALKVGEPIVAVRVQGAEAQVALALPENGYPFAELGDRDILLDRDTGKGDYTLPVTVGPRARFGDITTTGSLAFDAKHVGVLARFKRGDLYDSRKLDDLRQAMVATGLFSAVATEPQRTNQKVEGQPAGDDTEYVTVLVTQDDGPPRTIAGTVGYGTGQGFRLDGSWTHRNMFRPEGALIVHGVAGTQEQGAGVTFRRSNAGQRDRTFEVTAEALHSDYDAYNAYTGRLAVRMSRASTPLWQKKLTYAIGAEVLATGEKDYDFSVGARQRRTFYIAALSGQVGFDRSDDLLNPTKGYRATLLVQPEGSLESGFTPYVRALLDASGYYPVGDGFVLAGRVRLGTIQGAARNDIAPSRRFYAGGGGSVRGFGYQKLGPLDPNGDPVGGRSVNEAAFEARYRFGNYGVVGFVDVGQSYESTMPQFSDLRYGVGIGGRFYTNFGPIRLDVATPINRRAGEARVSVYVSIGQAF, from the coding sequence ATGCTGGCCTTGGCTGCGCTTCCCGCTTGGGCGCAGGATGCGGCCTCCCAAAGCTCCGCGGCCCAGAGCCCGGTGACTCAGGATGCGGCCAATGCGCCACCTGAAAGCACCCTCGAAGCCGGCAAGCTGCCCATTCCGGCGCCGCCACCTGGCACCGATCTGCCCGCGGTCGATCCGATCATCGAGAACGACCGATTCAACAAGGCGATGCCCTCGCTCGATGTCGCCGACGATCCCGAGCTCAATCGTCCGCTCGAATCGATCGAGCAGTTTGAGCGCGCGATCGCAGCCAAGCAGGCCGGGGCCAAACCCGAGAAGGGCCCAAAGGCGGGTGAGGTACCGCCGGCAGGCGATCCGGCTCTGGCCGGCAAGACCGCGACCGAGCAGATCGGCGATGCGCCGATCGACGATGCCGAATTGACCAAGCCGCTCGAACCGCTCGACCAGTTCCAGGTCGAGCCGATCCAGTTCGCGCACGAGGCCGAGGACACCAAGGCGGCGGAGGTCGCCTATTCGGTGCAGCTCAACGGGCTGGAGAAGGCGGACGAGGAGACCGAGACCGATCTCTACGGCCTGTTCAACGGTCTTTCGGCGCTAAAGGACGGCAAGGGCAAGGCGGCCAATGCCGCGATGGTTTCGGCGCGGCTGACCGAGGACCGGGTGCTGCTGGAGAAGATCCTCGCCTCCGAGGGCTGGTACGACGCCCGCGTGCGGATACGGATCGACCGCGGCACCTTGCAGGGTGAGGGGGCGGCCAGCCAGCCGCTGACCGCGGTGCTCGATGTGACGCCGGGCAAGCGCTATGCGCTCGGTTCGATCACCGTCCAGGCGCCGCCGACGGTGCCGCCCGACCTGATCTCGAAGAACCTCGCGCTCAAGGTCGGCGAGCCGATCGTCGCGGTGCGCGTGCAGGGGGCCGAGGCGCAGGTGGCGCTGGCGCTGCCCGAGAATGGCTATCCCTTCGCGGAACTGGGCGACCGCGACATCCTGCTCGACCGTGACACGGGCAAGGGCGACTATACCCTGCCGGTTACTGTCGGCCCACGCGCGCGGTTCGGCGACATCACCACGACGGGTTCGCTGGCCTTCGACGCCAAGCATGTCGGCGTGCTGGCGCGGTTCAAGCGCGGCGACCTCTACGACAGCCGCAAGCTCGACGACCTGCGCCAGGCGATGGTCGCGACGGGGCTGTTCTCCGCGGTCGCCACCGAGCCGCAGCGGACCAATCAGAAGGTCGAAGGGCAGCCGGCGGGCGACGACACCGAATATGTCACGGTGCTGGTCACCCAGGACGACGGCCCGCCGCGCACGATTGCGGGGACGGTTGGCTACGGTACGGGCCAGGGCTTCCGTCTCGACGGGTCCTGGACGCACCGCAACATGTTCCGCCCGGAAGGTGCGCTGATCGTCCACGGCGTCGCGGGCACGCAGGAGCAGGGCGCCGGGGTGACCTTCCGCCGCTCGAACGCCGGCCAGCGCGACCGCACCTTCGAGGTGACCGCCGAGGCACTGCACAGCGACTACGACGCCTACAACGCCTATACCGGCCGCCTTGCCGTGCGTATGAGCCGCGCTTCGACGCCGCTCTGGCAGAAGAAGCTGACCTATGCGATCGGTGCCGAAGTGCTGGCGACGGGTGAGAAGGACTACGATTTCTCCGTAGGCGCACGCCAGCGCCGGACCTTCTACATTGCCGCGCTGAGCGGGCAGGTCGGCTTCGATCGCAGCGACGACCTGCTGAACCCGACCAAGGGCTACCGCGCGACTCTGCTGGTCCAGCCCGAGGGCTCGCTGGAGAGCGGCTTCACCCCCTACGTCCGCGCGCTGCTCGACGCTTCGGGTTATTACCCGGTCGGCGACGGTTTCGTGCTGGCGGGCCGCGTGCGGCTGGGCACGATCCAGGGCGCGGCGCGCAACGACATCGCGCCGTCGCGGCGGTTCTATGCCGGCGGCGGCGGCTCGGTGCGCGGCTTTGGCTATCAGAAGCTAGGGCCGCTCGACCCCAATGGCGATCCCGTCGGTGGACGCAGTGTCAACGAGGCGGCGTTCGAGGCGCGCTACCGCTTCGGCAACTACGGCGTGGTCGGCTTCGTCGACGTGGGCCAGTCCTATGAGAGCACGATGCCGCAGTTCTCCGACCTGCGCTACGGAGTCGGCATCGGCGGGCGCTTCTACACCAATTTCGGCCCGATCCGGCTCGACGTCGCGACGCCGATCAACAGGCGCGCGGGCGAGGCGCGGGTGAGCGTATATGTCTCGATCGGGCAGGCGTTCTGA